The Coffea arabica cultivar ET-39 chromosome 9c, Coffea Arabica ET-39 HiFi, whole genome shotgun sequence nucleotide sequence tgatttggaacaagattgaagtgttttcttccttgtgcttggagtaagagagagagaaagggagaaagaGAGGGCCAGCCACTTCTTGATGttttttgaagatttttggtcaattttaagctattttaaccaatttggtaaaaaggtcaaaaggtgaatagttgtggATAACTCAACCCaatcacatggtgacacttgtcacctcatttaatgacttgcctaacttttttgtctctcatacacctatccacttggtacctctaaatatctcacaacacccggtaaattaattccagtatccaaaacttaacctaattggccgaatttttctgaacttttcgcactagcgggtcccacgtccggtatacgctcttaatttctcaaaatccattcgatactagaaaaatcatctaaaaactatatctgctccttaaaattatattaaaaaaaatttctaatcacgaaaatgcagaaaacaagccatgaaaaattctaaaacctagaaaatgaaaattacgggttctcacactcacactctctcccccttaagagaatttcaaactcgaaattcatacctttagtTGTAAACAGCTCTGGATACTTTTTCTTGCATGTCTTTCTCTAGCTCCCAGGTTGCTTCCTCCACCTCATGGTGTTTCCATAGAACCTTAACCAGTGgaatttgcttgtttctcaagtcATTCACCTTCCTATCCAGTACTCGAATGGGTCGTTTCTCATAGGTTAAAGAGTCGTCCAGTTCAATATCTTCTGGTGGCAAAATGTGAGTTGGCtccggatgatatttcttaagcaaagaaaCATGAAAAACATCATGGATTTGAGACAAACTACCTGGTAACTCAAGTCGATAAGCCACCTTTCCTATTCGCTGGAGTATACTGAAAGGTCCTATGTACCTcggttgcaactttttcccttttcctcctTTAATCTTTCCTTTCAATGGAGTAACCCTAAGGAATACTTTATCTCCTatctcaaactccaaatccttcattCGATAATCggcatagctcttttgtcgactttgggCCATTTGAAACCTCTGACGAATCACCTTTACCCTTTCGTAGGCctcctcaacccatggtattgtaGCTGAATTTATAATCTTCCTCtctccaacttcatcccaatggattGGTGATCGACACCTTCATCCGTACAATACTTCATATgcggccatttgaatagaagagtaaTAATTATTGTTATATGCGAACTCAACCAGGGTTAAATATTGGctccaactctctccaaaatcTACAATACAAGCTCTCAGCATAtcttcaagagtttgaatggttctcttAAATTGTCCATTGGTTTGAGGATGATACACTTTCCTCGAGCCTCTTGCAGCTTTTGCCAGAATCGAGATACAAACCTGGGGTCTCTATCGGATACGATACTCACTGGTACCCCATGTAATTTCACTACTTCATCCATATAGAGTTTGGCAAGTTTCTctaaagaatatttcatatttactggcaggaaatgtgcagtcttagttaatcgatcaactatcacccaaatcgcatcatgcCTATTTTGAGTTCGTGGTAACCCTGATATAAAATCTATCGTTATATGCTCCCACTTTCATTCagggatctctaaaggctgtaacaGACCTGACGGTTTTTTATGCTCAACTTTCACTTATTGATATGTAAGACACTTTTGTACAAACTGGGCAATCTAAGttttcatattatcccaccaatacaagCTCTTGAGATCCTGGTACATCTTACCACTACCTGGATGCATCGTCTACCTAGAACGGTgagattcctccaaaatttccttcttaagtTCTTCATCCTTAGGTACAACGATGCGATTTCGAAACGTTAAAATCCATCAGGACCTAGGTTAAAATCAGGCAATTCtcctttcttcactttttccacccacTTTTGTACCGTTGGTTCTTTCATTTGGCCCTCTTTAATCCCATCCAACAGTGTCGACTTCacctcaatatttccaaaaataactTTCCATGGCTCCAGACAAGGGTTCCATTCACATACATCCTCTAACAAGCTCCACTCTCCCACCATTAAACTTGCTAGTTGAACCTTTTGATTTAGACCATCTGCTACAATGTTggcctttcctggatggtaattaatcgtacaatcatagtCTTCTAAAAACTCcacccaccgacgttgtctCAGATTTAGCTCTTTCTGAAAGAATAAGTATTTAAGACTTTTATGATCCGTATATATCTCAAATGTCACCCCGTATAAATAATGCtaccatttcttcaaagcaaacacAACCATTGCAAGCTCTaagtcatgggttggatagttttgtTCATAAGACTTTAACTTTCGAGATGCataggcaatcacattcctattttgcattaaaacacaccCTAACCCTTCTCTCGAAGCATCAGTATATACCGTATAGTTATCCTTC carries:
- the LOC140014152 gene encoding uncharacterized protein — its product is MKYSLEKLAKLYMDEVVKLHGVPVSIVSDRDPRCRSPIHWDEVGERKIINSATIPWVEEAYERVKVIRQRFQMAQSRQKSYADYRMKDLEFEIGDKVFLRVTPLKGKIKGGKGKKLQPRYIGPFSILQRIGKVAYRLELPGSLSQIHDVFHVSLLKKYHPEPTHILPPEDIELDDSLTYEKRPIRVLDRKVNDLRNKQIPLVKVLWKHHEVEEATWELEKDMQEKVSRAVYN